Proteins from a single region of Undibacterium sp. KW1:
- a CDS encoding DMT family transporter, with translation MNSNSGNSGKWQMVVAMSLSGTIGLFVLASGQPAMTVVLLRCLIGGLSLLALLYWQGGWQNLNARQVKWLLLGAAALIINWLCLFSAYRLSSISIATVVYHVQPFFLLILLAITQRDGQIWRKLPFLLLAFVGVVLSSGLDIRHDFLRNADGHVSQALAGAGLALLAALLYAFATLATRKLQGIVPAQIAGLQLLTGAVVLAPMADLSNWSWHWQSWGSLLLLGFVHTGLMYKLMYDAFQKLPATSIATLSFIYPLVALLVDVLFFATVLSAWQLLGMVMILLAVLANQRDWHPAILKHVANAVSGRGKQM, from the coding sequence ATGAATAGCAACTCTGGTAATTCCGGCAAATGGCAAATGGTAGTGGCAATGTCATTGTCCGGCACCATAGGTCTGTTCGTATTGGCCAGCGGGCAACCAGCAATGACGGTGGTGTTGTTACGCTGTCTGATTGGCGGGCTTAGCCTGTTGGCCTTGCTGTACTGGCAAGGCGGCTGGCAGAATTTGAATGCCAGGCAAGTGAAGTGGCTATTGCTGGGAGCCGCAGCCCTTATCATCAACTGGCTATGCCTGTTTTCTGCCTACAGGCTCAGCAGTATTTCCATCGCCACGGTGGTCTATCATGTACAACCCTTCTTTTTACTGATCTTGCTGGCCATCACGCAAAGAGATGGGCAGATCTGGCGCAAGCTGCCTTTCCTGTTACTGGCTTTTGTTGGCGTGGTGCTTAGTTCTGGTCTGGATATCCGGCATGATTTCCTGCGCAATGCTGACGGACATGTTAGTCAGGCACTGGCAGGTGCCGGGTTGGCTTTGCTGGCAGCCTTACTGTATGCCTTCGCTACCCTGGCGACGCGTAAGCTGCAAGGCATAGTCCCGGCGCAGATTGCAGGATTACAGTTGCTGACGGGTGCCGTGGTATTGGCACCGATGGCAGATTTATCAAACTGGAGCTGGCATTGGCAAAGCTGGGGCAGTTTATTGCTGCTGGGCTTTGTCCATACCGGGTTGATGTATAAACTCATGTACGATGCTTTTCAAAAATTGCCAGCAACGAGTATTGCTACCTTGTCCTTTATTTATCCGCTGGTGGCCTTGCTGGTTGATGTGCTGTTTTTTGCAACTGTACTGAGTGCCTGGCAATTGCTGGGCATGGTCATGATCTTGCTGGCTGTATTGGCAAATCAGCGCGATTGGCATCCTGCCATTTTGAAGCATGTCGCGAATGCGGTGTCTGGGCGCGGAAAACAAATGTGA
- a CDS encoding penicillin acylase family protein — translation MSKILKRTTIGLAIVLVVGATAGYLKLRSSGHPQIDGEMQLAGLTAPVKVLRDELGIPYIFASNTPDLLRAQGFVTAQNRLMQMELFRATWRGELSAILGAETVPSDIRMRVLGIHRNGMKHAEKLSPESRTFFQHYVDGINAYIKSYPDEHPIELKAVGLVPQAWTVADLVALVHYIHYTHSTNFKAEVIAQKLIDHLGMEKAHEIFPLTVNPDRKTTSVASIKQAENRQAQSAQLNLTWSDLNIAPETLNHQGLGSNNWAVGPSRSLSGKAMVANDPHLDNRILPGTWHPVGLFTPEIQAVGAAIPGMPGIMVGRNKHVAFGVTNAYGDVQDLYVESLDPANKDHYMDGGRSVPFMIITENIRIKDKSTAGGYRDQALVIRYTKRGPVITDHPGLGPKGDKLLVLRSTDAEVLTPQIGIEGMLTAANAADFDKQVQKIDLMMFNFVFGDDQGTIAHRATGAVPIRSGADGGFPRLPPADGSDDWTGFIPKDKMPGMTNPARAWVGTANHDTRPEDFPWYYTNYVSPNYRYTRIGQVLGAAQKMTVEDHWKLMHDSRNLQSDALRPALITALENDPANKDLAAILKTWDGRDDAALAAPLVYQALYREVVIGTFSDELGDDVAKDMLSTWYFWQQRFDTLLAKPDSIWFDNVRTKDKRETLADVIRAAAPRARAEIEALQGKDTSQWRWGKAHTVRFVSPLRRNGAGQELLGGFTVERSGSGETVSRGVYDFQKPYESNFFASMQVIMDFGDNEKIEAAMAGGVSERHFQEHQNDMAKLWAKDERRPWWFAPDKVEANARHRQTLKP, via the coding sequence ATGAGTAAAATATTGAAACGCACGACCATAGGTCTGGCGATTGTACTGGTTGTGGGCGCTACGGCTGGCTATCTGAAGCTACGCAGTTCCGGTCACCCGCAAATCGATGGTGAAATGCAATTGGCTGGTTTGACTGCCCCCGTCAAAGTCTTGCGCGATGAACTGGGCATACCCTATATTTTCGCCAGTAATACACCTGACCTGTTACGAGCCCAGGGTTTTGTGACTGCGCAAAACCGGCTGATGCAGATGGAATTGTTCCGTGCTACCTGGCGCGGTGAATTGTCAGCCATCCTGGGTGCCGAGACCGTGCCCAGCGACATACGCATGCGGGTGCTCGGCATACACCGCAATGGCATGAAACATGCAGAAAAACTCAGTCCTGAATCGCGGACTTTTTTCCAGCATTATGTCGATGGCATCAATGCCTATATCAAGTCTTATCCCGATGAACATCCCATAGAGCTCAAGGCCGTCGGTCTGGTGCCGCAAGCCTGGACAGTAGCTGATCTGGTGGCGCTGGTGCATTACATCCATTACACCCACTCCACCAATTTCAAGGCGGAAGTCATCGCGCAAAAACTCATTGATCATCTGGGCATGGAAAAAGCGCACGAGATTTTCCCGCTGACTGTGAATCCTGACAGGAAGACAACGTCAGTAGCATCCATCAAGCAAGCAGAAAATCGGCAGGCACAATCCGCACAATTAAATCTGACATGGAGTGATTTGAATATCGCACCCGAGACTTTGAATCATCAGGGCCTGGGTTCAAACAACTGGGCAGTTGGCCCATCGCGCTCCCTATCCGGCAAGGCCATGGTGGCAAATGACCCGCATCTGGATAACCGCATCTTGCCTGGCACCTGGCACCCCGTAGGTTTGTTTACACCCGAGATACAGGCCGTGGGTGCTGCCATACCCGGCATGCCTGGCATTATGGTGGGACGTAACAAGCATGTGGCGTTTGGTGTCACGAATGCCTATGGCGATGTGCAGGACTTGTATGTGGAAAGCCTGGACCCGGCCAATAAAGATCATTACATGGATGGTGGCCGCAGCGTGCCATTCATGATCATCACTGAAAACATACGCATCAAGGACAAGAGCACAGCGGGCGGCTACCGGGATCAAGCACTGGTCATACGCTATACCAAACGTGGGCCAGTAATTACCGATCACCCCGGCCTTGGCCCCAAAGGTGACAAGCTGCTGGTCTTGCGTTCTACCGATGCCGAAGTATTGACACCACAAATCGGTATAGAAGGTATGCTGACTGCCGCCAATGCCGCTGACTTTGATAAGCAAGTACAAAAGATAGATTTGATGATGTTCAATTTTGTCTTTGGTGATGACCAGGGAACTATCGCTCACCGCGCTACTGGCGCTGTTCCAATACGCTCAGGCGCTGATGGCGGCTTCCCGCGCCTGCCACCGGCAGATGGTAGTGATGACTGGACTGGTTTTATTCCCAAGGACAAGATGCCCGGCATGACTAATCCGGCACGCGCCTGGGTGGGCACCGCCAATCACGATACCCGGCCTGAAGATTTCCCCTGGTATTACACCAATTATGTTTCACCGAATTATCGCTATACCCGCATAGGACAGGTACTCGGTGCGGCACAAAAAATGACGGTGGAAGATCACTGGAAACTCATGCATGACAGCCGCAACCTGCAGTCAGATGCCCTGCGCCCTGCCCTTATTACTGCGCTGGAAAATGATCCCGCAAACAAAGACCTGGCTGCCATACTCAAGACCTGGGATGGCAGGGACGATGCTGCCCTTGCTGCACCGCTGGTCTATCAGGCGCTGTACAGGGAAGTCGTGATAGGCACGTTCAGCGATGAACTGGGTGACGATGTCGCCAAAGACATGTTATCGACCTGGTATTTCTGGCAGCAGCGTTTTGATACCCTGCTGGCCAAGCCGGATTCCATCTGGTTTGACAATGTGCGCACCAAGGACAAACGCGAAACCCTGGCTGACGTGATACGCGCCGCCGCACCACGCGCCCGGGCAGAAATAGAAGCCTTGCAAGGTAAAGATACCAGCCAGTGGCGCTGGGGCAAGGCGCATACCGTGCGTTTTGTCAGTCCCTTGCGCCGCAATGGCGCAGGACAGGAATTGCTGGGTGGCTTTACTGTTGAACGCTCGGGCAGTGGCGAAACTGTCAGCCGTGGTGTCTATGATTTCCAGAAACCCTACGAATCCAACTTCTTCGCCTCTATGCAAGTCATCATGGATTTTGGCGACAATGAAAAGATAGAAGCGGCCATGGCTGGTGGTGTCAGTGAAAGACATTTCCAGGAGCACCAGAATGACATGGCCAAACTGTGGGCAAAAGATGAACGCCGCCCGTGGTGGTTTGCGCCTGACAAGGTGGAAGCCAATGCCAGACACAGGCAAACCCTGAAGCCTTAA
- a CDS encoding cyclic nucleotide-binding domain-containing protein translates to MSLFATLSPRELKIIDGMLHDRQYLANEIIFDEGEEGQALYIILSGVVSINRRREHGDEFIANLTEGNFFGDVALLDNSPRSAQAKAAENCEVAVFFRADFSSLLETNAVIGYKISLELARLNSRRLRDSLDDVSRSEAL, encoded by the coding sequence ATGTCATTGTTCGCCACCCTGAGTCCGCGTGAGCTGAAAATTATTGATGGCATGTTGCACGACAGGCAGTATCTTGCCAATGAAATCATCTTCGATGAGGGTGAGGAAGGGCAGGCCTTGTACATCATCCTGTCCGGCGTAGTCAGTATCAACCGCAGGCGCGAGCATGGTGATGAGTTCATTGCCAATCTGACCGAGGGCAATTTTTTCGGTGACGTAGCCTTGCTGGATAATTCTCCGCGCAGCGCGCAGGCCAAGGCAGCAGAGAATTGCGAGGTCGCGGTATTTTTCCGTGCTGACTTCAGCTCTTTACTGGAAACCAATGCCGTCATTGGCTATAAAATTTCGCTGGAACTGGCCAGGCTGAACAGCCGCCGCCTGCGTGATTCCCTCGATGATGTTTCGCGTAGTGAGGCCTTGTGA
- a CDS encoding LysR family transcriptional regulator translates to MEMLNEMAIFAQVVESGSFSAAARQLGVNTSAISRHITRLEAHMGGRLLQRTTRSFSLTELGQEVLTGSRRILQAARETHALAGTYSQHPSGVIRVTAPVVLGEVWLAPLLPAFLDAYPDVSVRLTLIDSTLDLIDEGVDLAIRISRELAPGLAARPLGKMRYVLVATPDYLQQSGRPAEPDELTTHRCIYLGYGSFGDHWSMQKGKQQCNVQIPARLTINNSSAILAATLAGGGIGLVPDFTARAAIAAKQVEVVLPDWEFCAPYTGNIYAVYTPGKHLALKVRGFIDYLLQTQNSSAS, encoded by the coding sequence ATGGAAATGCTCAATGAGATGGCGATCTTTGCCCAAGTCGTGGAAAGTGGCAGTTTTTCAGCGGCGGCCCGGCAATTAGGCGTAAATACCTCAGCTATCAGCCGCCACATCACCCGGCTGGAAGCGCATATGGGTGGCAGGCTATTGCAAAGAACCACGCGCTCATTTTCCCTGACCGAGCTGGGGCAGGAAGTGCTGACCGGCAGCAGGCGTATCTTGCAGGCAGCACGTGAAACCCATGCGCTGGCAGGCACTTACAGCCAGCATCCCAGCGGCGTGATACGTGTGACTGCCCCTGTGGTACTTGGCGAAGTCTGGCTGGCGCCCTTGCTACCGGCCTTTCTGGATGCCTATCCCGATGTATCTGTGCGCTTGACGCTGATAGACAGTACCCTGGACCTCATTGATGAAGGTGTCGATCTGGCGATACGTATTTCTCGCGAACTGGCACCCGGTCTGGCAGCCCGGCCATTGGGCAAGATGCGTTATGTATTGGTGGCTACGCCGGATTATCTGCAACAGTCTGGCCGTCCCGCTGAACCTGATGAATTAACGACACATCGCTGCATTTATCTGGGCTATGGCAGCTTTGGTGATCACTGGAGCATGCAAAAAGGCAAGCAGCAATGCAATGTACAAATCCCGGCGCGACTGACTATCAACAATAGTTCAGCAATACTCGCTGCCACCCTGGCTGGTGGTGGCATAGGCCTGGTCCCGGACTTTACGGCACGCGCTGCCATTGCCGCGAAACAGGTGGAAGTTGTTTTACCTGATTGGGAATTTTGCGCGCCTTATACTGGCAATATT
- a CDS encoding AI-2E family transporter, with product MNQRQSGPIVWLCVLASTCALLFLLPKVLWLLIPFMFAMILYYILVPAVARLSLLGLPRELAATLVGGIFFIALALALAYIINKFTLRAGSLQDMFSHYVDGGIRFVHNSMQTMEENFSILRKAHASESVNAWMASNTDNFAQQYVANILVSMAGVLPAFFLTPFLTFFFLRDGRKFKQFLARAVPNAFFEETLFLMHEIGQTARRYFQGLLKLTVIDTLILALGLWSIGISAPFTLALISAILAWVPFVGSVLGCIMVVLVAATDAPDTPLLAYGAIAVFITVRLLDDFIFMPMTLGRSLHMHPLISVLMIFVGGELAGIAGLMLVLPILGIAMVVGETVGSVITNPRLRARHRHAKALRERQVSFDLKD from the coding sequence GTGAACCAGCGTCAATCTGGCCCCATTGTATGGCTATGTGTACTGGCTTCCACTTGCGCGCTGCTATTTTTATTGCCCAAGGTCTTGTGGCTGCTGATACCGTTCATGTTTGCGATGATACTGTATTACATCCTCGTACCTGCAGTGGCACGCCTGAGTTTGCTGGGTTTGCCGCGTGAGTTGGCAGCTACCCTGGTTGGCGGTATTTTTTTTATTGCTCTGGCTTTGGCACTGGCCTACATCATTAATAAATTCACTTTGCGTGCAGGATCTTTGCAAGACATGTTCTCGCATTATGTCGATGGCGGGATACGTTTCGTGCACAATTCCATGCAGACCATGGAAGAAAATTTTTCCATACTCCGCAAGGCGCATGCGAGCGAATCAGTGAATGCATGGATGGCGAGTAATACCGATAATTTTGCCCAGCAATATGTTGCCAACATCCTGGTTTCCATGGCCGGAGTATTGCCGGCGTTTTTTCTGACCCCTTTCCTGACTTTCTTTTTCTTGCGTGATGGCCGCAAGTTCAAGCAATTTCTGGCACGTGCTGTGCCGAATGCTTTTTTTGAAGAAACCCTGTTTCTCATGCATGAAATTGGCCAGACTGCGCGCCGTTACTTCCAGGGCTTGTTGAAACTGACGGTGATCGATACTCTCATACTGGCGCTTGGTCTGTGGTCTATCGGCATATCAGCACCATTCACACTGGCGTTGATATCAGCCATTCTCGCATGGGTGCCTTTTGTTGGTTCTGTGCTGGGTTGCATCATGGTGGTGCTGGTGGCGGCTACTGACGCACCTGACACTCCCTTGCTGGCGTATGGCGCGATTGCCGTCTTCATCACGGTGCGCCTGCTCGATGATTTCATCTTCATGCCCATGACCCTGGGCCGCAGCTTGCATATGCATCCGCTCATTTCTGTGCTGATGATTTTCGTCGGTGGTGAACTGGCCGGTATCGCCGGCCTGATGCTGGTATTGCCTATACTGGGCATTGCCATGGTGGTGGGTGAGACAGTAGGGAGTGTGATTACCAACCCACGTTTGCGGGCACGTCACCGCCATGCCAAAGCCTTGCGTGAGCGACAGGTCAGCTTTGATTTAAAAGACTAA